One genomic region from Bacteroidales bacterium encodes:
- a CDS encoding winged helix-turn-helix transcriptional regulator gives MTKQTEQIFTPTQDELSKLAKAMSHPVRIYVLELLSKQSCCYSGDLSEELPIAKSTLSQHLKELKKANLIQGEIEPPKIKYCLNRETWEQAHQLFHGLFGSQVNSSSCEPE, from the coding sequence ATGACCAAACAGACTGAACAAATTTTTACCCCAACCCAGGATGAACTTTCCAAATTGGCCAAAGCTATGAGCCATCCGGTTCGAATTTATGTTCTCGAACTTTTATCCAAACAATCCTGCTGCTACAGCGGCGATCTTTCAGAGGAACTTCCAATTGCCAAATCCACATTATCGCAGCATTTGAAAGAATTGAAAAAGGCAAATCTTATTCAGGGAGAAATCGAGCCTCCAAAAATCAAGTATTGCCTTAACCGGGAGACCTGGGAGCAGGCGCATCAGCTTTTTCACGGACTTTTTGGGAGCCAAGTGAATTCATCATCCTGTGAACCTGAATAG
- a CDS encoding GxxExxY protein — translation MENKKSQRAYLPLTPEEEAVGKAVVNAAYVVHKELGPGLLEKVYEVCFCHELRKAGFEVKRQLDIPITFDGIIFDEGLRLDVLVNNLVICELKALDNVNPVWEAQLLSHLKLTGKRLGYLINFNVPLIKNGIKRRISKY, via the coding sequence ATGGAAAACAAGAAAAGTCAAAGAGCATATTTACCGCTAACTCCGGAGGAGGAGGCTGTTGGAAAAGCCGTCGTAAATGCCGCTTATGTGGTACACAAAGAGCTTGGACCCGGACTGCTTGAGAAAGTTTATGAGGTTTGTTTTTGTCACGAACTGCGAAAGGCGGGGTTTGAAGTAAAAAGACAACTTGATATTCCAATCACTTTTGATGGGATAATATTTGATGAAGGATTGAGATTGGATGTACTTGTCAATAATCTGGTAATTTGCGAGTTGAAAGCTCTGGATAATGTGAATCCGGTTTGGGAGGCACAACTGCTCAGCCATTTAAAACTTACTGGGAAAAGGTTGGGCTACTTGATCAATTTCAATGTGCCTCTGATCAAAAACGGCATTAAGAGAAGGATTTCAAAATATTAG
- a CDS encoding DMT family transporter: MPVSKSLTSNLLLLLTAIIWGFAFVAQRAGMEHVGPFTFNGIRFLLGCVTLLPLLYFQGKTVNRKGLAEGKWSRDDVAGGLLAGLVMFMAVSLQQIGIVHTTAGKAGFITGLYVILVPVVGIFIRQKTSITVWAGAVVAAIGLYFLSITENFTLAMGDSFVLISGLFFTFHILIIGKFSARANIIRLSVLQFFVCAVLSLVAAFATETIELSGVTDAVIPILYGGIFSVGIAYTLQVAGQKHAHPSAASIILSLESLFAVIGGWLILNELMTARNLFGCALMLSGMIMAQLRFGSKASAIGLPASQEIQSDNLQ, from the coding sequence ATGCCTGTTTCCAAATCGCTCACTTCCAACCTGCTATTGCTGCTAACTGCGATTATTTGGGGATTTGCCTTTGTGGCGCAGCGCGCTGGCATGGAGCATGTCGGGCCGTTTACTTTTAATGGAATCAGGTTTTTGCTGGGATGTGTCACCTTATTGCCACTGCTGTATTTTCAGGGGAAAACTGTAAATCGCAAAGGTTTAGCAGAAGGAAAATGGAGTCGGGATGATGTTGCCGGTGGGTTATTGGCCGGATTGGTCATGTTTATGGCTGTAAGTTTGCAGCAAATAGGGATAGTCCATACAACAGCGGGCAAGGCTGGTTTTATCACAGGATTGTATGTAATTTTGGTTCCGGTTGTTGGGATTTTCATCAGGCAAAAAACATCCATCACTGTTTGGGCTGGCGCTGTGGTTGCAGCCATTGGTCTTTATTTCCTGAGTATTACAGAAAATTTTACCCTTGCCATGGGTGATTCATTTGTTCTGATCAGTGGGTTGTTTTTCACCTTTCACATCCTGATAATCGGAAAATTTTCGGCCAGAGCAAACATTATCAGGTTGTCGGTATTACAGTTTTTCGTCTGTGCGGTGTTGAGCCTTGTTGCTGCCTTTGCTACTGAAACCATTGAGCTTTCAGGAGTTACTGATGCTGTCATTCCCATACTCTATGGGGGAATCTTTTCCGTTGGAATAGCTTACACCCTGCAGGTTGCCGGACAAAAACACGCCCATCCGTCAGCAGCCTCCATCATCCTAAGCCTTGAATCGTTGTTTGCAGTTATCGGAGGCTGGCTCATTTTGAATGAGCTGATGACTGCCAGGAACCTTTTCGGTTGCGCACTGATGCTTTCGGGGATGATTATGGCGCAGTTGCGCTTTGGTAGTAAAGCATCAGCAATTGGTTTACCCGCCAGTCAGGAAATCCAGTCTGATAATTTGCAGTAA
- a CDS encoding DUF2442 domain-containing protein — protein sequence MKYMVAELIFIAKKAWYENGMICILLEDSREIRFPVRLNERLKNATPEALNNIEIICAGAGLHWPELDEDLSLIGIMEGRYGIKAKE from the coding sequence ATGAAGTACATGGTAGCTGAATTGATTTTCATTGCGAAAAAGGCATGGTATGAAAATGGAATGATCTGTATCTTACTTGAAGATTCAAGAGAAATTCGTTTTCCTGTACGATTGAATGAACGTTTAAAAAATGCTACTCCTGAGGCACTAAACAATATCGAAATTATTTGTGCTGGCGCCGGATTGCACTGGCCTGAGCTTGACGAAGATCTGTCTTTAATTGGAATCATGGAAGGGCGTTACGGGATAAAAGCGAAGGAGTGA
- a CDS encoding sulfite exporter TauE/SafE family protein, which translates to MQEFLYNLYDSAQLPFISALALGLMTAISPCPLATNLTAIGFISKDLEDRRKVFLNGIIYTLGRAISYTFIGLLFYFFADQLNFLQTGIVIWGEKIVGPLLVLIGIFMLDVIKINFPGMGKFSEKMEERSRSGWWGVLLLGIVFALAFCPYSGVLYFGALIPLTISSPGGMYLPVVFALATGIPVIIFAWFLAFSIGKVGAMYNKIRTFEKGFRKVIAVLFILAGIYLIYMTYFGS; encoded by the coding sequence ATGCAGGAGTTCCTTTATAACCTTTACGACAGCGCGCAGTTGCCGTTCATCTCCGCTTTGGCGCTCGGCCTCATGACAGCCATCAGTCCATGCCCGTTGGCCACCAATTTAACAGCCATTGGTTTTATCAGCAAAGACCTTGAAGATCGCCGGAAGGTATTTCTGAACGGCATCATTTACACGCTTGGCCGGGCGATTTCATATACATTCATCGGTTTGCTTTTTTACTTCTTCGCCGATCAGCTAAATTTCCTGCAAACAGGAATTGTTATTTGGGGTGAGAAGATTGTCGGCCCTTTGCTGGTGTTAATCGGCATTTTTATGCTCGATGTAATTAAAATAAATTTTCCGGGCATGGGCAAATTCAGCGAAAAGATGGAGGAAAGAAGCCGGTCAGGGTGGTGGGGAGTGCTGCTGCTTGGGATTGTATTTGCCTTGGCTTTTTGTCCTTACAGCGGTGTGCTTTACTTTGGCGCATTAATCCCGCTTACCATCAGCAGTCCGGGAGGAATGTACCTCCCTGTTGTTTTTGCCCTCGCAACCGGTATTCCGGTGATCATCTTTGCATGGTTCCTCGCCTTCTCAATCGGTAAGGTAGGCGCGATGTATAACAAGATCAGGACTTTTGAAAAAGGGTTCCGGAAGGTGATAGCTGTGCTGTTCATCCTGGCCGGAATTTACCTGATCTACATGACCTATTTTGGAAGTTAA
- a CDS encoding TM0996/MTH895 family glutaredoxin-like protein — protein MDIKVLGTGCTKCKNLEKVVRDMVETMGIEARVSKVEDIMDIMAYGIATTPALVIDGKVVMKGRVPSNDEIRKLLTQ, from the coding sequence ATGGATATTAAAGTATTGGGCACCGGTTGCACAAAGTGTAAAAACCTTGAAAAAGTTGTGCGCGATATGGTCGAAACCATGGGAATTGAAGCCCGGGTGTCAAAAGTTGAAGATATCATGGATATTATGGCTTATGGCATAGCCACCACACCAGCACTTGTGATTGACGGAAAAGTAGTCATGAAGGGGCGCGTTCCGTCGAATGATGAAATCAGGAAATTATTAACCCAATAA
- a CDS encoding permease, which yields MELNKELKFLFWIIFFFLLAFFMPLENVNFRQAVDATLDLTRWYAQEHVILCLLPAFFIAGVISIFVSQAAVLKYFGAKAKKWVAYSVASVSGTILAVCSCTILPLFSSIYKRGAGLGPAIAFLYSGPAINILAIILTARILGFEMGLARVIGAVVFAVVIGSAMALIYRKEEKAKAAEQVNFPDVPEKRPFWQTSLHFFTLVLILVFANWGKPGEGVTDGAWYLIWSNKWLITAAFGLVLMYSLIFILRIKWQWVAIAALATAISGFLTPNPLVPMVVAITGLSVITLFDKKDDDNREWTISSWDFAKQIMPLLALGVIVAGFLLGSTHDETQIPGIIPGQWISRLVGGNSVFSNFFASVVGAFMYFATLTEVPILQGLLASGMGKGPALALLLAGPSLSLPNILVIQSVIGTQKTTVYVSLVIVMATISGLIFGAI from the coding sequence ATGGAGCTAAACAAAGAGTTGAAATTCCTGTTCTGGATCATTTTTTTCTTTCTGCTGGCTTTTTTTATGCCATTGGAAAATGTCAATTTCAGACAGGCGGTTGATGCCACGCTCGACCTTACCCGATGGTATGCGCAGGAGCATGTGATATTGTGTTTATTGCCGGCTTTTTTTATTGCCGGGGTGATTTCTATCTTTGTGAGCCAGGCGGCAGTGCTGAAGTATTTTGGAGCAAAAGCCAAAAAGTGGGTAGCCTATTCAGTGGCTTCGGTTTCAGGTACCATTCTGGCCGTTTGCAGTTGCACGATTTTGCCGCTGTTTTCAAGTATTTATAAACGCGGTGCAGGATTAGGGCCTGCCATTGCTTTTCTGTATTCAGGTCCGGCGATAAATATTTTAGCCATCATTCTTACTGCCCGCATTTTGGGGTTTGAAATGGGATTGGCCAGGGTGATTGGCGCCGTGGTATTCGCAGTGGTTATAGGATCTGCCATGGCACTTATTTACCGGAAAGAAGAAAAAGCCAAGGCAGCAGAACAAGTCAACTTTCCGGATGTACCGGAAAAAAGACCATTTTGGCAAACCTCGCTGCACTTCTTCACCCTCGTACTGATCCTGGTTTTTGCCAACTGGGGCAAGCCTGGTGAAGGGGTCACTGATGGCGCCTGGTACTTGATATGGTCAAACAAATGGCTGATCACCGCTGCCTTTGGGTTGGTGTTGATGTATTCATTGATTTTTATCCTGAGAATAAAATGGCAATGGGTAGCTATTGCAGCTCTCGCGACTGCAATTTCAGGGTTTCTAACTCCGAATCCATTGGTTCCAATGGTAGTTGCCATTACCGGATTGAGTGTGATTACCCTCTTTGACAAAAAGGATGATGACAATCGCGAGTGGACCATTTCTTCATGGGATTTTGCTAAGCAGATCATGCCGCTTCTCGCTCTGGGTGTGATTGTCGCAGGGTTTCTGCTTGGGTCAACCCACGATGAAACCCAGATTCCGGGCATTATTCCGGGTCAATGGATTTCGAGGCTTGTAGGCGGAAATTCAGTCTTTTCCAATTTCTTCGCTTCGGTGGTAGGAGCGTTTATGTATTTTGCCACACTCACCGAAGTACCTATTCTGCAGGGGCTGTTAGCATCGGGGATGGGGAAAGGCCCTGCCCTGGCTTTACTTTTAGCCGGTCCTTCGTTATCACTTCCAAATATTCTTGTCATCCAATCAGTGATAGGTACACAAAAGACAACAGTTTATGTATCACTTGTTATTGTTATGGCAACTATTTCCGGATTGATTTTTGGTGCAATTTGA
- a CDS encoding NAD-dependent deacylase — protein MVNLDKKIAEAAIHIANANHLVAFTGAGISVESGIPPFRGADGLWSRYNPEVLELDYFFRNPLDSWKVIKEIFYDFFGKAQPNIAHQALVRFEKLGLLKSVITQNIDNLHQAAGNTIVHEFHGNSQRLVCTRCSAHYHAFEVSLETLPPSCQKCGNLLKPDFIFFGERIPMDAYNASIEAAESCDVFLIIGSTGEVSPANQIPGIAKRNDAVVIEVNPETSRYTNHITDIHLEGKAGEVMKIILEKVEKIKSQ, from the coding sequence ATGGTAAACCTGGATAAAAAAATAGCTGAAGCAGCTATTCATATTGCGAATGCAAATCACCTGGTAGCTTTTACCGGTGCAGGAATTTCGGTCGAAAGTGGTATTCCACCGTTTCGTGGCGCCGACGGACTTTGGAGTAGGTATAATCCTGAAGTACTTGAGCTGGATTATTTTTTCCGGAATCCACTCGATTCATGGAAAGTGATCAAGGAGATTTTCTATGACTTCTTCGGGAAAGCGCAGCCCAACATTGCCCATCAGGCTTTGGTGCGGTTTGAAAAATTGGGTTTGTTAAAATCAGTGATCACTCAAAACATTGACAACCTGCACCAGGCTGCCGGAAATACTATTGTCCATGAGTTTCACGGGAACTCGCAGCGACTTGTCTGCACCCGATGCAGCGCGCATTATCACGCCTTTGAGGTTTCGCTAGAAACACTACCGCCATCCTGTCAGAAATGTGGAAATCTATTAAAGCCCGATTTCATTTTCTTCGGCGAAAGGATTCCGATGGATGCTTACAACGCTTCCATCGAAGCTGCCGAAAGTTGCGATGTGTTCCTGATCATCGGCTCAACGGGTGAGGTTTCTCCAGCCAATCAGATTCCGGGTATCGCCAAACGCAACGATGCCGTTGTCATCGAAGTAAATCCTGAAACCTCGCGTTACACAAACCACATCACCGACATCCATCTGGAAGGCAAGGCTGGTGAAGTGATGAAAATTATCCTTGAAAAAGTGGAAAAAATCAAATCACAATGA